A window of Citrus sinensis cultivar Valencia sweet orange chromosome 7, DVS_A1.0, whole genome shotgun sequence contains these coding sequences:
- the LOC127903739 gene encoding uncharacterized protein LOC127903739: protein MQMVMETVGSVGSNSGLIFFSFWETRGSRLVARVESVVESLKNVSQYDGLRPNQKREAKENQGHSLPNGWLKVNVDAAVNAEKQVAGLGVVITDGNQNCITAAINTSRYFGNVAMAEAAAVKWGLQVALRVGGTYVLLESDCHEVVEIINNRDSRISRLNTHIDLEGFCSWGYVVGFCGEVKNRKRKMSFLFLYYKRKMSLIQSWNAQAKRRCFKKN from the exons ATGCAAATGGTTATGGAGACTGTTGGATCAGTGGGGTCTAATTCCGGGTTGATTTTCTTCAGCTTTTG GGAAACAAGAGGCTCCAGATTAGTAGCAAGAGTTGAATCAGTTGTGGAGTCTCTTAAAAATGTCAGCCAGTATGATGGGTTAAGGCCAAATCAGAAAAGGGAGGCTAAGGAAAACCAGGGGCATTCTCTTCCAAATGGGTGGCTAAAGGTAAATGTAGATGCTGCAGTGAACGCTGAGAAACAGGTAGCTGGGCTGGGGGTGGTAATAACAGACGGGAACCAAAATTGTATAACTGCTGCCATTAACACTTCTAGATACTTTGGCAACGTGGCAATGGCTGAAGCTGCGGCTGTGAAATGGGGATTGCAGGTTGCTTTGAGAGTGGGGGGAACCTATGTGTTGCTTGAATCGGACTGTCATGAAGTAGTAGAGATTATAAATAACAGAGACAGCAGAATTTCAAGGCTCAACACACACATAGATCTTGAAGGGTTTTGCAGTTGGGGTTATGTAGTTGGGTTTTGTGGTGAAGTGAAAAATCGAAAGAGAAAGATGAGTTTTCTGTTTCTTTATTACAAGAGAAAGATGAGTTTGATACAGAGCTGGAATGCTCAAGCAAAACGACGttgttttaagaaaaattaa
- the LOC102607677 gene encoding glucan endo-1,3-beta-glucosidase 12, which yields MLKLLWLFHIFFLCFLGFTGAGQESIELLYVYDSTPELLPAASHSGLPLAVPVSEKNLDEISSSVIMAESWLRTYVLPHYPATKITTIVVGNNLFCQKQQDHNLGLILPSLKNMYHSLKRWGLENEIKVSPAFSSSCFIPDLTLFRDDLIKQVIKPLLQFLHTANSTYSIIPPPKLSPLSDKTTIFASSYLESMKKLGFLTVNKINVLIQNPKGTKPTSRKLSAEVIDTKIINPYPARPTPLPEITPIHSSIGFSIPAHAAKTPQSPQPYSAPAPLSFPSSSPPPFAIPSAAPPPFTFPSSSPPPFSFPSDSPPPMPFSMAPELPPCNPIDYNVAPAPAAVGVVQRLWCVAKPNVPADTLQEAMDYACGEGGADCEEIMPHGNCFYPDTVVAHASYAFNSYWQKTKRNGGTCAFGGTAMLINADPSFLHCRFLLS from the exons ATGTTGAAGTTATTGTGGCTCTTCCAcatcttctttctttgtttcctgGGGTTCACTG GTGCAGGCCAAGAATCTATTGAACTTCTTTATGTCTATGACTCAACTCCAGAGCTTCTTCCAGCAGCATCTCACTCTGGTCTTCCTTTAGCAGTTCCTGTGAGTGAAAAAAACCTCGATGAAATCTCTAGCAGTGTTATAATGGCTGAGAGCTGGCTGAGGACCTATGTTCTGCCCCATTACCCAGCTACTAAAATCACCACCATTGTTGTGGGTAACAATCTTTTCTGCCAAAAACAGCAAGACCACAACTTGGGTCTAATTTTACCATCTCTCAAGAACATGTATCACTCTCTTAAAAGGTGGGGTTTGGAGAATGAAATCAAAGTTTCCCCTGCTTTCTCTTCCAGCTGTTTTATCCCAGATTTAACTCTCTTCAGAGACGATTTGATTAAGCAAGTTATTAAACCTCTGTTACAGTTTCTTCACACCGCAAACTCCACTTACTCCATTATCCCACCTCCAAAGTTATCTCCTTTGTCTGATAAAACTACCATCTTTGCGTCTTCTTACTTAGAATCAATGAAAAAGCTTGGATTTTTAACCGTCAACAAGATCAATGTGCTGATCCAAAACCCAAAAGGAACAAAACCCACGAGTAGAAAGCTCTCAGCAGAGGTAATTGACACCAAGATTATAAACCCATATCCAGCTAGACCAACACCATTACCAGAAATCACACCAATTCATTCCTCTATAGGATTTTCTATCCCTGCCCATGCAGCCAAAACGCCTCAGTCCCCACAACCTTACTCTGCTCCCGCACCATTGTCTTTCCCTTCATCTTCTCCACCGCCATTTGCTATCCCTTCTGCTGCTCCCCCGCCATTCACTTTCCCTTCATCTTCTCCGCCTCCATTTTCTTTCCCTTCAGACTCTCCACCACCAATGCCCTTCTCAATGGCGCCTGAACTCCCTCCCTGTAACCCTATAGATTATAATGTAGCGCCGGCGCCGGCGGCTGTAGGGGTGGTACAGAGGCTGTGGTGTGTAGCTAAGCCAAATGTGCCAGCTGATACTTTGCAGGAGGCAATGGACTATGCCTGTGGTGAAGGTGGTGCTGATTGTGAAGAGATCATGCCTCATGGGAACTGTTTCTATCCTGACACTGTTGTTGCCCATGCCTCTTATGCTTTCAATAGTTACTGGCAGAAGACCAAGAGAAATGGAGGGACCTGTGCCTTTGGTGGGACTGCTATGCTAATCAATGCTGATCCAA GTTTTCTTCACTGTAGGTTTCTTCTCAGTTGA
- the LOC102606909 gene encoding BTB/POZ and TAZ domain-containing protein 4, whose amino-acid sequence MKMDDAYEGSLSKSVAPAAPPLPGPATSYHQKGLVMNGLPLRGYSSVSTAAKDLWERLFDSGYKADVAIYTDYNGIIYAHANVLGMASPVMKGMLNQSKGHGRWRSLSIHGVPQDAVRVFIRFLYSSCSEKADMEDYVLHLLVLSHVFVVPQLKRECERQLEHGLLSTENVVDIFQLALLCDAPRLSLVCHRMILKNFKVVSDSEGWKAMMQSHPVLEKELVESVLDEDHKQKERIRKLKERKIYLQLYEAMEALVHICRDGCKTIGPHDKDFKEDQAPCNYTACKGLELLVRHFAGCRLRIPGKCSHCKRMWQLLELHSRLCDDSDVCRVPLCRNFKERIKKQSKKDEIKWKKLVEKMLRTKRIGGTNFFSEELASPS is encoded by the exons ATGAAGATGGATGATGCTTACGAGGGGAGCCTTTCCAAGAGCGTTGCTCCAGCGGCACCTCCATTACCTGGTCCAGCAACCAGTTATCATCAAAAGGGGCTCGTGATGAATGGATTGCCTTTAAGAGGGTACAGCAGTGTATCCACTGCAGCAAAGGATTTGTGGGAGCGCCTCTTCGATTCGGGCTATAAAGCCGACGTAGCCATTTATACTGATTACAATGGCATCATCTATGCACATGCTAATGTTCTT GGTATGGCTTCTCCTGTGATGAAAGGGATGTTGAATCAATCAAAAGGTCATGGGCGGTGGCGATCTCTCTCCATCCATGGAGTCCCACAGGATGCAGTTCGAGTTTTCATAAGATTCTTGTACTCATCCTG TTCTGAGAAAGCAGATATGGAGGATTATGTGTTGCATCTGTTGGTTCTATCTCACGTGTTTGTGGTTCCCCAGCTAAAGCGGGAGTGTGAGCGGCAGCTAGAGCATGGTTTGCTGTCAACGGAGAATGTAGTTGACATCTTCCAGCTGGCATTGTTGTGTGATGCCCCTCGGCTTAGCCTCGTTTGCCATCGCATGATCCTCAAGAACTTTAAGGTTGTTTCTGATTCTGAAGGATGGAAAGCCATGATGCAGAGCCACCCGGTGCTTGAAAAAGAACTTGTGGAATCTGTGCTAGATGAAGATCAT AAGCAAAAGGAGAGGATTAGAAAGCTAAAGGAGAGAAAGATCTATTTGCAACTTTATGAGGCCATGGAAGCTCTTGTTCATATATGTAGAGATGGTTGCAAAACAATTGGTCCACATGATAAAGATTTCAAAGAGGACCAGGCACCTTGCAATTATACGGCTTGTAAGGGACTGGAATTGCTTGTCCGCCATTTTGCTGGTTGCCGGCTAAGAATCCCCGGTAAATGCAGCCACTGCAAGAGAATGTGGCAGCTGTTGGAATTACACTCTAGACTCTGTGATGATTCAGATGTTTGCAGGGTTCCTCTTTGCAG GAATTTCAAGGAGAGGATTAAGAAGCAAAGCAAAAAGGATGAAATAAAGTGGAAGAAGCTTGTGGAAAAGATGTTAAGAACAAAGAGAATCGGAggaaccaattttttttctgagGAACTGGCTAGCCCTTCATGA
- the LOC102606606 gene encoding cyclin-D5-1 — protein MGDSDDGSFSVSSLMCQEDESCLSQESGDEKSCDGSYYCDPCCFVLGNGDEEFIEKLVEKETDFGSKGYGFSHDCSTRTQSWLKCARLDAIEWIFNKRAMFGFQFRTAYLSVDFLDRFLSKRSIDDGKLWAIRLLSVACLSLAAKMEECQVPALSEFQVDDFDFENKVIQRMELLVLSTLDWKMGSITPFAFLHYFMIKLCGECRPKELVSRAVELIMTITKVINLMNHRPSAIAAAAVLAASDGQLTRETIELKMNVFPLCGSPEIEHIYSCYSLMQGIEMGKLNTPNSVISHSLSSTSSIDVLKNSTITSGAGTKRRLTFNGYARNCLPKKFCGP, from the exons ATGGGAGACTCTGATGATGGTTCATTTTCTGTGTCTAGTCTTATGTGTCAAGAAGATGAATCTTGTTTGAGTCAAGAATCTGGAGATGAGAAAAGCTGTGACGGGAGCTATTATTGTGACCcatgttgttttgttttgggAAATGGGGATGAAGAGTTCATAGAAAAGTTGGTTGAAAAAGAGACTGATTTTGGATCCAAAGGTTATGGCTTTTCTCATGATTGTTCTACTAGAACCCAGAGCTGGCTCAAATGTGCTCGCTTGGATGCCATTGAATGGATATTCAAC AAAAGGGCTATGTTTGGGTTCCAGTTCCGCACAGCTTATCTTTCTGTGGATTTCCTTGACCGGTTTCTTTCAAAGCGATCCATTGAT GATGGGAAATTGTGGGCCATTCGATTGCTATCAGTGGCATGTTTATCATTGGCAGCCAAGATGGAGGAATGCCAAGTGCCAGCTTTATCAGAATTTCAAGTGGacgattttgattttgagaacaAGGTGATTCAGAGAATGGAGCTATTAGTATTGAGTACATTGGACTGGAAAATGGGTTCAATCACTCCTTTTGCTTTTCTGCATTACTTCATGATTAAATTATGCGGTGAATGTAGACCAAAAGAATTAGTCTCTAGAGCCGTGGAACTTATTATGACTATAACAAAAG TGATTAATTTGATGAATCATCGACCATCTGCCATTGCGGCAGCTGCAGTTTTAGCTGCATCTGATGGTCAATTGACAAGAGAAACCATCGAGCTCAAGATGAATGTATTCCCATTGTGTGGTTCTCCAGAAATT GAACATATATATTCTTGTTACAGTCTAATGCAGGGGATTGAGATGGGAAAACTAAACACGCCCAATTCGGTGATTTCCCACAGCTTATCATCAACTAGCTCAATTGATGTTTTAAAGAATTCTACTATCACCTCCGGAGCTGGCACTAAAAGAAGACTCACATTCAATGGTTATGCTCGGAATTGTCTACCAAAGAAATTTTGTGGTCCATAG
- the LOC102607386 gene encoding formin-like protein 6 — translation MKAYHLNLFLILSLSISCIAESDISIGISSSIQRRILHQPLFPASSPPPGAEPPQSPPPPPPSPESPDQPFFPEDPNGQSQDQNQPPPATTPATPSSSSNGSIPIPAATQPAKPAKKVAIAISVGIVTLGMLSALAFFLYRHRVKHPGESQKLVGANSQGIQDEPRVPPSSFLYIGTVEPSRTSVSEAAANGSPYHKLDSVKRSDRYRPSPELQPLPQLTRPPSQNENSPAAMSSSDEESHDTAFYTPQCSSISNDEYCTPVVASSRSVHVNNNGTVNSVGHPNNSSVPHSKRTSPKSRLAASSPEMKNVIIPSIKQQQPPLPPAPPSQGMPERGTEQPRAEDSSRANPFSPKRPKFSAPPPPPNMELLRSLNSNSSSQTTKIPVPPPPPPPLSIPRKVGSSDTIVSSTPAPVLPKQQSLSSPNCPSGCGISKSPVEEVSKSTSTSEKTEGDGTDGAKPKLKALHWDKVRATSDRATVWDQLKSSSFQLNEDMMESLFGCNSVNSVPKEPTTRKSVLPPVELENRVLDPKKSQNIAILLRALNVTRDEVSEALLDGNPESLGAELLETLVKMAPTKEEEIKLREYKGDILKLGSAERFLKAVLDIPFAFKRVEAMLYRANFDAEVKYLRKSYQTLEAASEELKNSRLFLKLLEAVLKTGNRMNVGTNRGDAKAFKLDTLLKLVDIKGTDGKTTLLHFVVQEIIRAEGADTKSTEENVESKNSMREDEFKKQGLEVVSGLSRDLSNVKKAAGMDSDVLSSYVMKLEMGLEKVRLVLQYEKPDMQGKFFHSMKMFLEEAEEEIARIKADERMALSLVKEVTEYFHGNAAKEEAHPFRIFMIVRDFLAILDHVCKEVGKMQDRTMVGSARSFRISATASLPVLNRYNVRQDTSSDEDSSSP, via the exons ATGAAAGCTTATCATTTGAACCTCTTTTTGATCCTATCATTGTCCATTTCCTGCATAGCAGAAAGTGACATTAGCATTGGCATTAGCAGTTCAATTCAGAGAAGAATTCTTCACCAGCCATTGTTTCCAGCAAGTTCACCACCACCAGGGGCTGAGCCACCGCAgtcgccgccgccgccgccgccttCACCGGAAAGCCCAGACCAGCCCTTTTTCCCCGAGGACCCAAATGGACAAAGTCAAGATCAGAACCAACCACCACCAGCAACAACGCCTGCAACACCATCATCGTCATCAAACGGCAGCATACCAATACCAGCAGCCACACAACCAGCAAAGCCAGCCAAAAAAGTGGCAATTGCTATATCAGTTGGAATTGTCACACTGGGAATGTTATCAGCTCTTGCATTCTTTCTTTATCGCCATAGAGTTAAACATCCCGGAGAGTCTCAGAAACTCGTGGGAGCCAATTCCCAAGGGATTCAGGATGAACCCAGAGTGCCCCCATCAAGCTTTCTGTATATAGGAACTGTAGAGCCCAGTAGGACGTCAGTTAGTGAAGCTGCTGCGAATGGGTCGCCATATCATAAACTCGATTCTGTTAAAAGATCAGATCGGTACAGGCCAAGCCCTGAATTGCAACCACTCCCACAACTGACCAGGCCTCCTTCTCAGAATGAGAATTCACCGGCTGCTATGTCATCATCGGATGAGGAGAGTCATGACACGGCGTTTTATACACCACAATGCTCTTCTATCAGCAATGATGAATATTGCACGCCGGTTGTGGCTTCGTCCCGTTCAGTTCATGTTAACAACAATGGCACGGTGAATTCTGTTGGTCATCCTAATAATAGTTCTGTTCCTCATTCGAAAAGAACTTCACCTAAATCTAGGCTCGCAGCTTCTTCTCCAGAAATGAAGAATGTTATCATACCGTCCATCAAGCAACAGCAGCCGCCGCTGCCACCAGCACCCCCATCACAAGGGATGCCAGAAAGAGGGACAGAGCAGCCTAGAGCTGAGGATAGTTCACGAGCAAATCCATTCTCTCCCAAAAGGCCAAAATTTTCAGcgccaccaccaccaccaaataTGGAGCTTCTTCGATCGTTGAATAGCAATTCATCCTcacaaacaactaaaattccagttccgccgccgccgccgccgccacTGTCAATACCAAGAAAAGTGGGATCTTCAGACACAATTGTTTCCTCGACGCCTGCTCCAGTATTGCCTAAGCAGCAATCTTTGTCTAGTCCAAACTGCCCTTCTGGTTGTGGCATAAGTAAATCTCCTGTGGAAGAGGTCAGTAAAAGTACAAGTACTTCTGAGAAGACTGAAGGGGATGGTACTGATGGAGCAAAGCCGAAGTTAAAAGCTCTTCACTGGGACAAAGTACGGGCAACCTCAGACCGAGCTACAGTGTGGGATCAGCTGAAATCAAGCTCATTTCA ATTGAATGAGGACATGATGGAGTCTCTTTTCGGCTGCAATTCAGTGAATTCAGTTCCAAAAGAACCTACTACAAGAAAATCAGTTCTCCCCCCTGTTGAACTGGAAAACAGGGTATTGGACCCAAAGAAATCACAGAACATAGCTATTTTGTTAAGAGCATTGAATGTAACGCGAGATGAGGTGTCTGAAGCTCTTCTAGATG GTAACCCTGAAAGCTTAGGTGCAGAGCTTTTGGAAACACTAGTGAAGATGGCTCCAACCAAGGAGGAAGAAATAAAACTTCGAGAGTACAAAGGTGACATCTTGAAACTAGGATCTGCAGAAAGATTTCTCAAGGCAGTTCTTGATATTCCATTTGCCTTTAAAAGAGTTGAGGCAATGCTGTACAGAGCCAACTTTGATGCTGAAGTAAAATATCTGAGAAAGTCATATCAAACTCTAGAG GCAGCAagtgaagaattgaagaacaGCAGATTATTTCTCAAACTCCTTGAAGCTGTTCTCAAGACAGGAAACAGGATGAATGTTGGTACTAATCGCGGAGACGCTAAAGCTTTTAAACTTGATACACTCTTAAAACTAGTAGATATAAAGGGAACGGATGGGAAGACAACATTGCTCCACTTTGTGGTCCAGGAAATTATTAGAGCTGAGGGTGCAGATACCAAATCTACAGAAGAGAATGTTGAAAGCAAGAACTCTATGAGGGAGGATGAGTTCAAGAAGCAAGGATTGGAGGTTGTGTCCGGGCTGAGTAGAGACCTCAGCAATGTCAAAAAAGCAGCTGGAATGGACTCAGATGTATTAAGCAGCTATGTGATGAAGCTTGAAATGGGGCTTGAGAAAGTCAGATTGGTTTTGCAATATGAGAAGCCAGACATGCAGGGGAAGTTCTTCCACTCAATGAAAATGTTTCTGGAAGAAGCTGAAGAGGAAATTGCAAGGATCAAGGCTGATGAAAGAATGGCTTTGTCACTTGTGAAAGAGGTTACTGAATATTTTCATGGGAATGCAGCAAAGGAGGAAGCACATCCTTTCAGAATATTCATGATTGTTAGAGATTTCCTTGCTATATTGGATCATGTCTGTAAAGAAGTTGGAAAGATGCAGGATCGAACAATGGTGGGTTCAGCTAGATCCTTCCGGATATCAGCAACTGCTTCGTTACCGGTGCTCAACAGGTATAATGTGAGACAAGATACCAGTTCGGATGAGGACAGCTCTTCTCCATGA